From a region of the Streptomyces sp. B21-083 genome:
- a CDS encoding XRE family transcriptional regulator, with the protein MAEAFSCRVADLLDLEDRRALPQGDLHLLARRPATVETPALSPPVLPPPTPAGTDLVRLAADESATWAQWAEATNVGDIALEQLMAEARALASDYLTSEPIALFVRTRALRDRVFALLEGHQYPRQSTDLYVAAGYLCGLLAWMSSDLGQLRNADTQGRTAWLCAELAGHNDLRAWVLSTRSKVAFWDGRLREAIKFARHGATYRTTGSVAVLLACQEADAWSELGAQEEALAALALAEHARAAVSGGDEIGGIFACQPARQENYAAAVQLRIGRPADALRSADNALALLAVQPVRAYGTEAQIHISQAAAHLTNGEADGALEALAPVLALPPDHRLEPVTRRLNELCLSIGRPSSSGTATVGLRQAVEEFCVDSAPRHLALSPGEGST; encoded by the coding sequence ATGGCAGAAGCCTTCTCGTGCCGCGTGGCAGACTTGCTGGACTTGGAGGACCGACGCGCGCTCCCCCAGGGGGACTTGCATCTGCTCGCCCGTCGTCCAGCAACCGTCGAGACACCGGCCCTGTCGCCGCCAGTCCTTCCCCCACCTACACCGGCCGGGACTGACCTCGTCCGTCTCGCCGCCGACGAGTCCGCTACCTGGGCACAATGGGCGGAGGCCACAAACGTCGGCGACATCGCCCTTGAGCAACTGATGGCCGAAGCACGGGCGCTCGCCTCGGACTACCTCACCTCCGAGCCCATCGCACTCTTCGTCCGGACCCGAGCACTACGCGACCGCGTCTTCGCTCTCCTCGAAGGCCACCAGTACCCCCGTCAGTCGACCGACCTGTACGTCGCGGCCGGTTACCTGTGCGGGCTCCTGGCGTGGATGTCCTCTGACTTGGGGCAGTTGCGCAATGCAGACACCCAAGGCCGGACAGCGTGGCTGTGCGCTGAGCTCGCAGGGCACAACGACCTACGTGCGTGGGTGCTTTCAACACGCTCGAAGGTGGCCTTCTGGGACGGACGCCTACGGGAAGCGATCAAATTCGCCCGTCACGGCGCCACCTACCGCACCACTGGCTCAGTGGCAGTACTCCTCGCCTGTCAGGAAGCCGATGCCTGGTCCGAACTGGGCGCCCAGGAAGAGGCATTGGCGGCGCTTGCCCTTGCCGAACACGCGCGCGCCGCTGTAAGCGGCGGAGACGAGATCGGGGGCATCTTCGCCTGCCAGCCCGCACGGCAAGAGAACTATGCCGCCGCCGTCCAGCTGCGTATCGGACGCCCGGCCGATGCCTTGAGATCAGCGGACAACGCTCTCGCACTCCTGGCTGTACAGCCCGTCAGGGCGTACGGCACCGAAGCGCAGATTCACATCAGCCAAGCCGCGGCCCACCTCACCAACGGCGAAGCAGACGGCGCCCTCGAAGCCCTCGCACCCGTCCTCGCACTTCCGCCGGACCACCGCCTGGAGCCCGTCACCCGCCGCCTCAACGAACTATGCCTGAGTATCGGGCGCCCCTCCTCCAGCGGCACCGCGACGGTCGGGCTGCGTCAAGCTGTCGAAGAGTTCTGCGTGGACTCCGCGCCACGGCATCTGGCCCTCTCGCCAGGAGAAGGCTCTACCTGA
- a CDS encoding 2'-5' RNA ligase family protein has translation MTTQPETMRNHWWWRPNWSVGRRFYTWHLTFEGQDDVHRIAAEYRSALAPLGETVTAIPDQWLHLTMQGIGFVGETKEQDVHSIVDAAHTRLSAVPAFDVQIGPAVLDPEAVLLHVHPDGPVRAVRNAIRKAIGDVLGEVPEKAEGFTPHVSVAYSAGDGPGEPVARILADLNLTPAHARIPTAELIVIHRDNQMYEWEPFAKVPLG, from the coding sequence ATGACGACTCAACCTGAGACCATGCGGAACCACTGGTGGTGGCGGCCCAACTGGAGCGTGGGCCGCCGTTTCTATACCTGGCACCTGACATTCGAAGGCCAGGACGATGTGCACCGCATCGCCGCCGAGTACCGTTCCGCACTCGCGCCTCTCGGAGAGACTGTCACCGCCATCCCCGACCAATGGCTACACCTGACCATGCAGGGCATCGGCTTCGTCGGCGAGACCAAGGAGCAGGATGTCCACAGCATCGTGGATGCAGCCCACACCCGTCTGAGCGCCGTTCCGGCTTTCGACGTTCAGATCGGGCCAGCGGTACTGGACCCCGAGGCGGTGCTCCTGCATGTCCACCCCGACGGCCCTGTCCGAGCAGTCAGAAACGCCATCCGGAAGGCAATCGGAGACGTTCTCGGTGAAGTCCCCGAGAAGGCTGAGGGCTTCACTCCGCACGTCTCCGTGGCCTACAGCGCCGGAGACGGTCCCGGTGAGCCGGTCGCGCGGATTCTCGCCGACCTCAACCTCACGCCGGCGCATGCTCGCATACCCACCGCAGAGCTCATCGTGATCCACCGGGACAATCAAATGTACGAGTGGGAACCCTTTGCGAAGGTACCTCTGGGCTGA
- a CDS encoding DnaB-like helicase C-terminal domain-containing protein yields MNATEARTELFALVKRAEKDGITTLIHRKEEHVLLAPLDRFPAARRTDAFPSHVLSAAQKDFGELITLAAQGQPQVLRRSRMPVAVLLPADVDSPARSSDPAAATGAAPAGGAVNSEDNRAHERAPRRLATLGDAIGAALISGPVGSTTFGLPGLDAATGGLQSGRLTLVAAAPNVGGSLLGLAAARQTALVDNHRVLYAASGPNQADIMRRIISAETGGDYPRLKQGRLTEHEQQVAQQLVHAPLLIDDGSDLTAEAIAETAPYVQDLALVVVDRLQAADNARLPLSGARLAGASQVLATLARTLHVPVLAIVDSDDPPLLGLLDADVLLTLAPTRDPSKVQVTVVERDFGAIGSAYLSPDLLHARFLDAGTAPAVRTGGEGPARGSVGSAVERELADAALPYTSGARQGLPASVTHVLAALRTALANSAQEALDELEASLAEVAAASLQLPDTDEGRRLCAALKAYTAAVADGAPGQPAAGGPTTDSGHVPDDEDDAEAEAELQPGDEEDEPEGAPFPALKILKDAVGRSKMHPIPVIRAEDRESGPWPLISEHMDGEPRWVHPDVTSTRVPFIRENGKRVRRDRLDVPDSFGEGVLCLIDRNGSYPSACSAVTVAPNKLLHTGPLAAFDKATAGIYLIDIPEWNRPDMPHPLGRIIDRPDEQGRVWVTTPHMKLLAKLVREDRIAAMPAIHDSYTGKANESLFKPFYEASRKTRIDLVQAGGAPYKAYKTRLSIALRLLWPKRKEQRSPFWRPDWRMSMVAEASVRHWIVAFKAVQEGHKLIALRNVDAAVFWTPPGTPPDTYRIGTAFGEVKAKFIQPGEMIPEGDD; encoded by the coding sequence ATGAACGCGACCGAAGCCCGTACGGAGCTCTTCGCTCTGGTGAAGCGCGCCGAGAAGGACGGCATTACGACGCTGATCCACAGGAAGGAGGAGCACGTCCTGCTGGCACCGCTGGACCGGTTTCCGGCAGCCCGGAGGACCGACGCGTTCCCTTCCCATGTGCTCAGCGCGGCCCAGAAGGACTTCGGTGAACTCATCACGCTGGCAGCTCAGGGCCAGCCGCAGGTGCTCCGGCGCAGCCGCATGCCGGTCGCGGTGCTGCTGCCGGCCGACGTCGACTCCCCTGCCCGTTCATCCGATCCGGCCGCGGCAACGGGCGCGGCGCCCGCGGGAGGTGCGGTGAACAGCGAAGACAATCGGGCACACGAGAGGGCCCCGCGCAGGCTCGCTACGCTGGGCGACGCGATCGGCGCCGCCCTCATCTCTGGCCCTGTCGGCAGCACCACGTTCGGGCTGCCCGGCCTGGATGCGGCGACAGGCGGTCTGCAGTCAGGCCGGCTGACGCTGGTGGCGGCCGCCCCGAATGTCGGTGGAAGCCTGCTGGGGCTGGCCGCCGCGCGGCAGACCGCGCTCGTCGACAACCACCGGGTTCTGTACGCGGCGTCGGGGCCGAACCAGGCCGACATCATGCGCCGGATCATCTCCGCGGAGACCGGGGGCGACTACCCGCGCCTGAAGCAGGGCCGCCTCACCGAGCACGAGCAGCAGGTCGCCCAGCAGTTGGTCCATGCGCCGCTGCTGATCGACGACGGCAGTGATCTGACCGCCGAGGCGATCGCGGAGACCGCCCCGTACGTCCAGGACCTGGCCCTCGTGGTCGTGGACCGGCTCCAGGCCGCCGACAATGCCCGACTCCCCCTTTCCGGTGCGCGTCTTGCGGGTGCCTCCCAGGTTCTGGCCACCCTCGCGCGCACCCTGCACGTGCCGGTACTCGCCATTGTGGACAGCGACGATCCCCCCCTCCTAGGCCTCCTGGACGCCGACGTCCTGCTGACCCTCGCCCCGACCAGGGACCCGTCCAAAGTCCAGGTGACGGTCGTGGAGCGGGACTTCGGCGCGATCGGCTCGGCGTATCTGAGCCCCGATCTGCTGCACGCCCGTTTCCTCGACGCTGGTACTGCCCCCGCCGTCCGTACGGGCGGTGAAGGACCCGCGCGGGGGAGTGTGGGCAGTGCGGTGGAACGGGAATTGGCCGACGCAGCACTGCCGTACACGTCCGGCGCCCGGCAGGGACTGCCGGCCTCGGTCACACACGTGTTGGCCGCGCTGCGCACCGCGCTGGCCAACAGTGCCCAGGAAGCCCTTGACGAGCTCGAAGCGTCGCTCGCCGAGGTTGCCGCGGCGTCACTGCAACTGCCGGATACCGACGAGGGACGCCGCCTCTGCGCCGCGCTGAAAGCCTACACCGCTGCCGTGGCCGACGGCGCCCCCGGGCAGCCCGCCGCTGGCGGGCCCACCACGGACAGCGGGCACGTCCCGGACGACGAGGACGACGCTGAGGCAGAAGCGGAACTTCAGCCAGGGGACGAGGAAGACGAGCCGGAAGGCGCGCCCTTCCCCGCGCTAAAGATCCTCAAGGACGCGGTCGGCCGCTCGAAGATGCACCCGATCCCGGTCATCCGCGCCGAGGACCGGGAGAGCGGTCCGTGGCCGCTGATCAGTGAGCACATGGACGGCGAACCGCGCTGGGTCCACCCCGACGTCACCAGCACGCGGGTGCCCTTCATCCGGGAGAACGGGAAGCGGGTGCGGCGGGATCGGCTCGATGTGCCCGACTCGTTTGGCGAGGGTGTGCTGTGCCTGATCGACCGCAACGGGTCCTACCCGTCCGCGTGCTCGGCCGTCACCGTCGCCCCGAACAAGCTGCTACACACCGGGCCCCTCGCCGCATTCGACAAGGCCACTGCTGGTATCTACCTCATCGACATCCCTGAGTGGAACCGCCCGGACATGCCGCACCCGCTCGGGCGGATCATCGACCGCCCCGACGAGCAGGGCCGCGTGTGGGTGACCACTCCACACATGAAGCTGCTGGCGAAGCTGGTGCGCGAGGACCGCATCGCCGCGATGCCGGCCATTCACGACTCCTACACAGGGAAGGCCAACGAGTCCCTGTTCAAGCCGTTCTACGAAGCGTCCCGGAAAACGCGTATCGACCTCGTCCAGGCCGGCGGGGCCCCGTACAAGGCATATAAGACGCGGTTGTCGATCGCGCTGCGTCTGCTGTGGCCCAAGCGCAAGGAGCAGAGGTCCCCCTTCTGGCGGCCGGACTGGCGTATGAGCATGGTCGCCGAGGCCTCCGTCCGTCACTGGATCGTGGCCTTCAAGGCGGTCCAGGAAGGGCACAAACTCATCGCCCTGCGCAACGTCGACGCAGCCGTCTTCTGGACACCGCCCGGCACGCCCCCGGACACATACCGGATCGGGACGGCCTTCGGTGAGGTCAAGGCCAAGTTCATCCAGCCTGGCGAGATGATCCCCGAGGGTGACGACTGA
- a CDS encoding ATP-binding protein, with translation MHFLAVPGVRALLTPGMLAVGDALADACAQRRFLCVLGDAGVGKTFAVRSVAHRLGGHLPLDFRAQPAPADLRACLHRELGLRGEPPADPGAADAWIRRALAQAPRIVVVEDADRLSASCFEYLRFLHDDTPGGLCVVLIAARRGERSLRAQRMLATRSAGWLHIPALTRDQIPQAVPVLHPLWQSVEPGDLQALDARLAGGALRRWAVLTHHTQRALAVTGAQTPDQRLLKAVADRIDGGPRP, from the coding sequence TTGCACTTTCTTGCCGTCCCCGGGGTACGCGCTCTGCTCACCCCGGGCATGCTCGCCGTCGGTGATGCGCTCGCCGATGCCTGTGCGCAGCGGCGGTTCCTCTGCGTGCTGGGTGATGCCGGGGTCGGCAAGACCTTCGCCGTCCGCAGCGTGGCACACCGCCTCGGCGGTCACCTGCCGCTGGATTTCCGGGCTCAGCCGGCGCCGGCGGACCTGCGCGCCTGCCTCCACCGTGAGCTTGGCCTGCGCGGCGAACCACCTGCCGACCCGGGGGCCGCCGACGCCTGGATCCGCCGCGCCCTGGCCCAGGCGCCGAGGATCGTCGTGGTCGAGGACGCCGACCGGCTGTCGGCGTCCTGCTTCGAGTACCTGCGCTTCCTGCACGACGACACTCCTGGCGGGCTGTGTGTGGTGCTCATCGCCGCGAGGCGTGGCGAACGCTCCTTGCGCGCCCAGCGGATGCTCGCCACCCGTAGCGCCGGCTGGCTTCACATCCCTGCGCTCACCCGCGACCAGATACCGCAGGCGGTTCCCGTTCTGCATCCGCTGTGGCAGAGCGTCGAGCCCGGCGACCTGCAGGCGCTGGACGCCCGCCTCGCCGGCGGCGCTCTGCGCCGCTGGGCCGTGCTCACCCATCACACCCAGCGGGCCCTGGCCGTCACCGGAGCGCAGACGCCCGACCAGCGACTGCTCAAGGCCGTGGCCGACCGGATCGACGGCGGACCACGCCCATGA
- a CDS encoding ATP-binding protein yields the protein MTSTATALQQPPEPAAPRRPDLRPQFFLGLEDSSLVATDTLLQIKDTVVDTVESKAMSVIYGDAGLGKSFGTRATIQEMNPDLILPLDFARSRPGPKDLREELFHQMNLSCKMPGTPTAFDKLLRESLPRRPYVIVCDEAQQYRRENFEFLRKLWDNCDPKPAILFVGGREAYETLQSDPALASRIYIRLEILAMTEEEILRTVPDSHPVWKGADEGLLKRIDIQYALGSFREWAKVTKHVIKGMEHLGADKVDDAVVDWALKRC from the coding sequence ATGACATCCACCGCCACCGCGCTGCAGCAGCCGCCCGAGCCGGCGGCGCCGCGCCGTCCCGATCTGCGCCCGCAGTTCTTCCTCGGCCTCGAGGACTCCTCGTTGGTCGCCACCGACACGCTGCTGCAGATCAAGGACACCGTCGTCGACACCGTCGAGTCGAAGGCGATGTCGGTGATCTACGGCGATGCCGGGCTCGGCAAGAGTTTCGGTACCCGCGCCACGATCCAGGAGATGAATCCGGATCTGATCCTCCCGCTGGACTTCGCCCGCTCCCGCCCGGGGCCGAAGGATCTGCGCGAGGAGTTGTTCCATCAGATGAACCTCTCCTGCAAGATGCCGGGGACGCCGACCGCGTTCGACAAGCTGCTGCGCGAGAGCCTGCCCCGGCGCCCGTATGTGATCGTGTGCGACGAGGCTCAGCAGTACCGGCGGGAGAACTTCGAGTTCCTGCGCAAGCTGTGGGACAACTGCGACCCCAAGCCCGCCATTCTCTTCGTCGGCGGCCGGGAGGCGTACGAGACGCTGCAGAGCGACCCGGCGCTGGCCTCGCGGATCTACATCCGCCTGGAGATCCTGGCGATGACCGAGGAGGAGATCCTCAGGACTGTGCCCGACTCCCATCCGGTGTGGAAGGGCGCGGACGAGGGTCTGCTGAAGCGCATCGACATCCAGTACGCGCTCGGCTCCTTCCGGGAGTGGGCGAAGGTCACCAAGCACGTGATCAAGGGCATGGAGCACTTGGGGGCCGACAAGGTCGACGACGCAGTCGTGGACTGGGCCCTGAAGCGGTGCTGA
- a CDS encoding Mu transposase C-terminal domain-containing protein, translating into MTTLDAASEAAGTGLGRHRDELRPAAVRQLLRLRESGELTTSHVKLVAGSVDVSVRQVWRWLAQAEETGSAEKPDRRRFRITEEVIDVLADYQGNVKRAHEHLVRVAVEAGEKPVGLTTLHDAIARDLDPGFMAGLREGIPAARGFDPAFQRPAVARNQVWEGDHKQAPTVVMMPDQKLSKLWVTWFEDRGTGYVMGWAVTAGSAHRGSVLAAVRASVLREAPYGPAGGLPHLVRVDGGADFLSQTVRRTFGLLGVPMERVRSARHKGGIERLNRTSMTRFFADLPRYTKAPLLDHRRRVGDQDPPLTFEAFVCLLGQWVEERNTQHVLKRTGTTPLQAWLVDPAEIRPEPGPEELRALMLESDNKVHKITSHGVEFNNRYYMPEKGVGRIGLELRLRWMPHHDHEIDLYTFRGNRYLGRAFLSNEVSEEMRETVLNDRDEHSEVLRQALKRSAERRRERHLPSTRPELPVRAIRMTEQEARAELEGTAPPAPSRRRAEPYQPLTPIPAGWTRPGRATALPDPSSEDA; encoded by the coding sequence GTGACGACGTTGGACGCCGCCTCGGAGGCTGCGGGGACGGGCCTGGGCCGACACCGGGACGAACTGCGGCCTGCCGCGGTGCGGCAGTTGCTCAGGCTGCGGGAGTCGGGGGAGTTGACGACCTCCCACGTGAAGCTGGTCGCCGGCTCGGTGGACGTGAGTGTGCGGCAGGTGTGGCGTTGGCTGGCACAGGCCGAGGAGACCGGTTCGGCGGAGAAGCCCGACCGCAGGCGGTTCAGGATTACCGAAGAGGTCATTGATGTCCTTGCCGACTATCAGGGCAACGTGAAACGTGCCCATGAGCACCTGGTGCGTGTGGCGGTGGAGGCGGGGGAGAAGCCGGTGGGGCTGACCACGCTGCACGACGCCATCGCCCGTGACCTCGACCCCGGTTTCATGGCGGGTCTGCGGGAGGGCATCCCGGCCGCCCGCGGTTTCGACCCCGCCTTCCAGCGTCCGGCGGTGGCCCGTAACCAGGTGTGGGAGGGGGACCACAAGCAGGCCCCGACCGTGGTGATGATGCCCGATCAGAAGCTGTCGAAGCTGTGGGTGACGTGGTTCGAGGATCGCGGTACCGGCTATGTGATGGGCTGGGCGGTCACCGCCGGTTCCGCGCACCGAGGATCGGTCCTGGCGGCCGTCCGTGCCTCCGTGTTGCGCGAAGCCCCCTACGGGCCCGCCGGCGGGCTGCCCCACCTGGTGCGGGTCGACGGCGGAGCCGACTTCCTGTCCCAGACCGTCCGGCGGACCTTCGGCCTGCTCGGGGTACCTATGGAAAGGGTGCGCAGCGCCCGCCACAAGGGCGGGATCGAGCGGCTGAACCGCACCAGCATGACCCGGTTCTTCGCCGATCTGCCCCGCTACACCAAGGCGCCCCTGCTCGACCACCGCCGCCGGGTGGGTGACCAGGACCCGCCGCTGACCTTCGAGGCCTTCGTCTGCCTGCTGGGCCAGTGGGTCGAGGAGCGCAACACCCAGCACGTTCTCAAGCGCACCGGGACGACACCGCTTCAGGCGTGGCTGGTCGACCCCGCCGAGATCCGGCCGGAGCCCGGTCCGGAGGAACTGCGCGCGCTCATGCTGGAGAGCGACAACAAGGTCCACAAGATCACCAGTCACGGGGTCGAGTTCAACAACCGCTACTACATGCCCGAGAAGGGCGTGGGACGCATCGGTCTGGAACTGCGCCTGCGGTGGATGCCCCACCACGACCACGAGATCGACCTCTACACCTTCCGCGGCAACCGCTACCTCGGCCGGGCCTTCCTCAGCAACGAGGTCAGCGAGGAGATGCGCGAGACGGTCCTCAACGACCGTGACGAGCACAGCGAGGTGCTGCGCCAGGCACTGAAACGCTCCGCCGAACGCAGGCGGGAACGCCATCTGCCCTCCACCCGGCCCGAACTCCCCGTCCGCGCCATCCGCATGACGGAACAGGAGGCACGCGCCGAACTCGAGGGAACCGCCCCACCTGCCCCGTCCCGGCGGCGCGCGGAGCCCTATCAGCCCCTGACCCCCATCCCGGCCGGCTGGACACGCCCCGGCCGGGCCACCGCACTCCCGGATCCGTCTTCGGAGGACGCATGA
- a CDS encoding GNAT family N-acetyltransferase — MPLTRDLVPADYSVVEELLYSNHLGDSGFYAPEGLDVVVAELRGSVVGVAEFQLHCDFGHDKGREAHPGEQTFVLTMAVAHAARRSGVGRALLAEIARRAQEAGHTFLALVPQDGGDAADRQAFFQACGFTLYGPAGPGAAWGCPVSEILAVKGTAATAGE; from the coding sequence ATGCCACTCACCCGTGACCTCGTCCCAGCCGATTACTCGGTGGTGGAGGAGCTGCTGTACTCGAACCATCTGGGAGACAGCGGGTTCTACGCCCCCGAGGGCCTGGACGTCGTCGTGGCCGAACTCCGCGGGTCTGTCGTCGGGGTCGCTGAGTTCCAGCTCCACTGCGACTTCGGGCACGACAAAGGCCGGGAGGCGCATCCCGGCGAGCAGACGTTCGTCTTGACGATGGCCGTCGCTCATGCCGCTCGTCGCAGCGGGGTCGGTCGGGCGCTTCTCGCCGAGATCGCCCGCCGGGCCCAGGAAGCCGGCCACACGTTCCTGGCACTGGTGCCGCAAGACGGTGGCGATGCGGCTGACCGGCAGGCGTTCTTCCAGGCGTGCGGGTTCACGCTCTACGGCCCCGCCGGACCGGGCGCGGCGTGGGGCTGCCCGGTCTCGGAGATTCTCGCCGTGAAGGGCACGGCTGCCACCGCCGGTGAGTAA
- a CDS encoding DEAD/DEAH box helicase, translating into MVIDFSTFGSGPAPTPSDPRVLFDALPGRAARYEFLRDPQGQVLQTWYDRRPEKDLVIKLNTGGGKTVVGLLICQSSLNEGEGPALYLAPDPYLASQAMEQAIELGLEVTDDPRSARFTGGEAICVLSLNRFVNGKSVFGLQGDGRPVVDVGTIVVDDAHAALATVREKFTLTVSREQHEDAFAGLLDLFADDLRQQSEITYQGLTTQDYSAVATVPFWAWTRRIADVAAILNKLRDDDDLQWSWPLIKDVLPICRAVFTADGLEVQPPYPPINKIASFARARRRVHLTATLADDSVLVTDFAANPETVGAPITPTSAGYLGDRLILAPQDISASIKETAVREMAAKLAERVNVVVLVPSHRKASAWVEHAQITASKSEQIGAAVARLRKDHVGLVVLVNKYDGIDLPRKACEVLVMDGLPQVYGGQTRREAIVLGDSDDMVNRQLQRIEQGMGRGVRSVNDHCVVLLMGPHLSQLIASPRYRSRFSPATRAQIEFSRQIAAKLVGQPLEQIEGVIAQVLGRDPNWVAAARGALAEATYPKSTISAVAAPARRAFEQASLGQYAQAVTHMSEAVAAAKDLTERGYLQEQLAAYQHFTDAPKAQQTLVKALAYNPAILRPIEGVNPTKIKPADTQAVLAAGFLANTYADRNEFLVGIDVLLDELVYRPDQKQVPIFERALERLGYHLGFEAQRPERVTGSGPDVLWAIGGLKYLVLEAKSGASSDKIWRSDVAQLAHSMSWFQDTYDQSCSATAVLLHRVNTLEHNAAAPPGTRIITSGTMAQLGDAVRKAMVALADAGNWSDPEAITTQFRAHRLLAEGLAQRFSVSPR; encoded by the coding sequence ATGGTCATCGACTTCTCCACCTTCGGCTCGGGGCCCGCTCCAACGCCTTCTGACCCTCGGGTCCTGTTCGATGCGCTGCCCGGACGGGCTGCACGGTACGAGTTCCTGCGCGACCCGCAGGGGCAGGTCCTGCAGACGTGGTACGACAGGCGCCCGGAGAAGGACCTGGTCATCAAGCTCAACACCGGCGGCGGCAAGACGGTGGTGGGCCTGCTGATCTGTCAGTCGAGCCTCAACGAGGGCGAAGGACCGGCGCTATACCTAGCGCCCGACCCCTACCTCGCCTCGCAGGCGATGGAGCAGGCCATCGAGCTCGGCCTCGAGGTGACCGACGACCCTCGCTCTGCCCGCTTCACGGGCGGAGAGGCGATCTGCGTGCTCAGCCTCAACCGGTTTGTCAACGGCAAGAGTGTCTTCGGGCTTCAGGGTGACGGACGACCTGTTGTCGACGTCGGAACGATCGTCGTCGACGACGCGCACGCGGCGCTGGCCACGGTGAGGGAGAAATTCACCCTGACGGTCTCCCGAGAGCAGCACGAGGACGCGTTCGCTGGACTACTTGACCTGTTTGCCGACGACCTACGCCAGCAGTCGGAGATCACATATCAGGGCTTGACCACTCAGGACTACTCCGCTGTAGCCACGGTGCCCTTCTGGGCCTGGACCCGACGCATCGCCGATGTCGCAGCGATTCTGAACAAGCTGCGGGACGATGACGATCTTCAATGGTCGTGGCCGCTGATCAAGGACGTTCTCCCGATCTGCCGTGCCGTCTTCACTGCCGACGGGCTCGAAGTCCAGCCGCCGTACCCCCCGATTAACAAAATCGCCAGTTTCGCTCGTGCGCGACGACGGGTGCACCTGACCGCCACTCTGGCCGACGACAGTGTGTTGGTCACTGACTTCGCGGCCAATCCCGAAACGGTGGGTGCGCCCATCACGCCCACGAGCGCCGGGTACCTCGGAGACCGGCTGATTCTCGCGCCGCAGGACATCAGCGCTTCGATCAAGGAAACCGCGGTACGCGAAATGGCCGCCAAGCTGGCTGAGCGGGTCAACGTTGTCGTCCTGGTCCCCTCTCACCGCAAGGCCTCCGCATGGGTAGAGCACGCGCAGATCACCGCCTCGAAGTCCGAACAGATCGGGGCCGCCGTCGCCAGGCTCCGTAAGGACCACGTCGGCCTCGTGGTGCTGGTCAACAAGTACGACGGAATCGACTTGCCGCGAAAAGCTTGCGAGGTGCTGGTCATGGACGGGCTGCCTCAGGTCTACGGCGGTCAGACCCGCCGAGAGGCGATCGTGCTCGGCGACTCCGACGACATGGTCAACCGGCAACTGCAGCGCATCGAGCAGGGTATGGGCCGCGGGGTGCGCTCCGTCAATGACCACTGTGTGGTCCTGCTGATGGGACCGCACCTGTCGCAGCTGATTGCCTCCCCCAGGTACCGCTCCCGCTTCAGCCCGGCCACCCGTGCCCAGATTGAGTTCTCCCGCCAGATTGCTGCCAAATTGGTCGGCCAGCCGTTGGAGCAGATTGAGGGCGTGATTGCGCAGGTTCTGGGACGGGACCCGAACTGGGTCGCCGCCGCCCGCGGCGCGTTGGCCGAAGCCACTTACCCCAAGAGCACCATCTCTGCGGTCGCCGCTCCTGCCCGCCGTGCCTTCGAACAGGCCTCGCTTGGCCAGTACGCCCAGGCTGTCACCCACATGAGCGAGGCCGTGGCAGCGGCCAAAGACTTGACCGAGCGCGGATACCTCCAAGAACAGCTCGCCGCCTACCAGCACTTCACGGACGCGCCCAAGGCCCAGCAGACCCTCGTAAAGGCGCTCGCCTACAACCCTGCGATTCTGCGGCCGATCGAAGGCGTGAACCCCACCAAGATCAAGCCCGCCGACACGCAGGCGGTCCTCGCCGCTGGCTTCCTTGCCAACACCTACGCCGACCGCAACGAGTTCTTGGTCGGCATCGATGTCCTGCTCGACGAGCTCGTCTACAGGCCGGACCAGAAGCAGGTCCCCATCTTCGAGCGGGCCCTGGAGCGACTGGGGTACCACCTCGGATTTGAAGCTCAGCGGCCCGAGCGCGTTACCGGCAGCGGACCGGACGTCTTGTGGGCGATCGGTGGTCTGAAGTACCTGGTGCTTGAAGCCAAGTCGGGGGCCAGCTCGGACAAGATCTGGCGGAGCGACGTTGCCCAGCTCGCACACTCTATGAGCTGGTTCCAGGACACCTACGACCAGTCCTGCAGCGCGACTGCCGTGCTGCTGCACCGTGTCAACACCCTTGAGCACAACGCGGCGGCACCCCCCGGAACGCGCATTATCACTAGCGGCACGATGGCCCAGCTGGGCGACGCGGTGCGCAAGGCGATGGTGGCGCTTGCGGATGCGGGTAACTGGAGTGACCCCGAGGCGATCACCACGCAGTTCCGCGCTCACCGCCTCCTGGCAGAGGGCCTTGCCCAGCGATTTAGCGTCTCCCCCCGCTGA